The following is a genomic window from Parabacteroides johnsonii DSM 18315.
AGATTCCAACTTTAAAAGAATGCCTGGAATGGAGCAAGGGCAAAACAATCCTGAATTTGGATATCAAGGATGTACCTTTGGAAGTCATGGCTGATTTTATAGAAAAGGAAAAACCTGTCAACGTCATGTACACAGTACATAACGCCGGTCAGGCCCGCTACTATCTCGACCGAGAACCGGATGCGATGTTTTCCTGCTGGTGTAAGAACCGGGAAGAATTCGATAAATATGAGAAAGCCGGCATTCCCTGGAGACAGGTGATGGTTTATGTCGGCCCGAAGATGAAGCCCGAACAGCAAGCGTTGTATGATGCCCTACACCGAAATGGAGTCATGTGCATGATTTCCGTTGCTCCGACACACGACCGTGCGAAAACGGAAGCCGAGAAAATCGCCGGTTATCAGTCGGAGATCGGCACTTGTCCCGATGTGATAGAAACGGACTATCCATACCTGTTCCAAGGGCTTGATTTAACAAAATAGTACGGCTTAAAAGACTCTTTATAGCCGATTAAAATCTTTTTGCTATTTACACCTATCCAGTTAACAAGTATTAGCGGTAAAATGCTTGACAAATGCTCTTGACAAGTGTATCTTTGCAATGTGGTTTTTTCATAATAGTATTAGATTTAAGGTTAACAAAGTTGGTTAGGGGTTGTCGTGAGACAGCCTTTAATTGTTTATAGGGGTTTCGTTTCTCTCCCACATACAAACCATACATAAAAAGGACGATCAGGACAGTTTATAGATATTCCCCGGTAACGCTTTTATTTTCCCGTTTATTTCCAGTTCGAACAATAGCGTAGAAAGTTGATGCACCGGCATCTCCAATACTAAGGCAAGCTCGTTGATATGAATTTCGTTCCGCGTTCGCATGATGGCTAAAACCGGATTTTGTTCCGGGACGGAAACATCCGTATCGGCGAAAAGCAGTTCCGTTTGAGCGGGAGTAGCCGTAGCTTGGATATCCCAACAAAGAGCAGATAGCAAGTCGTCGGCAGAAGTAATCAGGCCGGCTTTATTTTGTCGGATCAAGTTGTTGCATCCTTTGGAATGGCTGTCGCCGACACGTCCAGGAAAGCTATAGACATCCCGGCCATAAGAAAATGCAATATCGGCAGTCACCAGAGAACCTCCTTTCTCAGCCGATTCAACCACGATCGTACAATCCGACATTCCAGCGACAATCCGGTTCCGCCGGAGGAAATTAGGGCGGTCCGGTTCTGTCCCGCTGGGAAAGTCAGTCAACAAACCGCCTGATTCCAGCATTTCCACAGCCGTATTCCGATGGCTGGAAGGATAGATACGGTCCAGACCATGCGCCAGTACGGCAACGGTCGGCAGTTGGTTGTGTAAGGCACTCCGGTGGGCACAGATATCGATACCGTAAGCCAGTCCGCTCACGACCAACAAATTAGGAATCGCCTCTGCCAGGTCTTTTATAAGGGATTCGGTAAGCCCCCGGCCGTATTCGGTCGCGTTGCGAGTACCTACGACACTGATGATACGGCTTGCATCAAGATTTGTATTTCCCTTGAAATAGAAAAGTATGGGAGCATCCGGACATTCTCTTAGGCGTGCCGGATAAGCTGCATCAGTCAGGTAATAACAGGAAATATTATTTTTCTCGATAAACGCCAACTCTTTTTCCGCCCGTTGGAGGATTTCCGGGCGCTTGATCTCGGCAGCGAGATGGCTGCCGATACCGGGGATTCTTCCTAACAACTGTTGCTTTTCAGCAAACACAGCTTCTGCATCGTCCAAGGTCTGCAGGAGATGGCGTGCCAGGATATCTCCCACGCCGTTTATCATAGTAAGGCCTATTTGGTAAATCAGTTTGTCTGTCATGTATGTTCTATTCTTTTTAGCATTTCGTCGAAATATTCACCGCGTGTCAGCTTTCCGTTCTCAACGATAACCGACTCGACGATCCCTTTCGTTGCCAGCGCATTGTCGGAAGCTCTGTAAATGTCCTGTTCGAAGACGAGCTTGACACCCTTTTTATAGACATTGAGGCAAGAGATGTAGCTATCGCCGCTCTTAAGCGAGGTCTTATACTGGATTTCTACCCGCGACACAAATCCGTCAACCCCTTTTTCGTGCATCTTTCCGAAGTTCTCGCCGAGTGATTCAAGGAATTCATGCCGGGTATGTTCCATATAATGCTGGTAGTTGGAGTTGTTGACCACTCCCTGCAGGTCGCATTCGTAATCGCGAACCTTGTCTGTCAGTTTAAAAATATACTCTTTCATCATTCAAATACTTTTTCAAGTTGAACCTTTTCCATTTTATACAACCGGTCGGACGGACGGATCTTCTCGTTCACCTTAAAGGAGAATCGTTCGCCTTTGACGGTTTCATCCACCGGTTTCAAATCTACGCGGATTTCTTCTATTGTTTGCATGACCGCACCCGTTGTCGGTCCGGTAATCAGGATCTCATCGCCCACTTTCAGGCTGCCAGATTCCATTTCGAACTCAGCCACACCGATCTTGTCAAAATATTTGATCCCTTTGGCGACATACACTTTCTTCTTTGTCGCGCCGGAACCATATTTACTGCTCCATTCACCCAACCGTTGCCCCAGGTAATAACCGTCCCAGAATCCCCGGTTGAACACACTACGCAGGCGTTCATCCCAAGTGGCAACTTTCTCTTCGTCGAACGTGCCGTTGCAGTAGGCACGTACGGCTTCCTTATAACATTCGGTCACCAGACGGACATATTCGGGACCGCGGGCACGTCCTTCGATCTTGAATACCCGTACGCCTGCATCCATCATCTTATTCATGAAATGAATTGTTTTCAGGTCTTTAGGCGACATGATATACTGGTTTTCGATATCCAGTTCAATATTGCTGTCTTTGTCTTTTACCGAATAAGCACGCCGGCAGATCTGCATGCAGGCTCCCCGGTTGGCGGAAGCGTTCATCTCGTGCAGGCTCAGGTAGCATTTACCGGAAACGGCCATACAGAGGGCTCCATGAGCAAACATTTCGATGCGGATCAGTTCTCCTTTCGGCCCTGTGATCTGCTGGTCGACGATCTGCTGGTAGATTTCGTGCACTTGTTTCAGGTTCAGCTCGCGTGCCAGGACAACGACATCGGCAAAACGGGCATAGAATTTCAGCGCTTCCGCATTGGAGATATTGAGCTGCGTGGAGAGATGCACCTCTTGCCCGATACTGTTCGCATAGTTCATGGCCGCCACATCAGCCGCAATGATTGCAGAGACTTCCGCCTCCTTCGCCGCGTCGATAATCTCGCGCATCAAAGGCAAATCCTCGCCATATATAACAGTATTAACGGTCAAATAGCTTTTAATACCATGCTCACGGCAGATTGCAACGATCTTGCGCAAGTCGTCCGTCGTAAAGTTATTGGAAGAGCGCGAACGCATATTCAATCCTTCAATACCGAAATAAATAGAATCGGCTCCTCCCTGGATAGCCGCCATCAGCGATTCGTACGAACCGACAGGCGCCATTATTTCAAAATCTTTCTCGTTCAAGTTCTTATACATTTACTGGTTCGTTCGCAAAGGTAGGAATAATATCCGAGAAGATCAGCGCAACTGATAAATCGTGATGAGCGGATTTGAATCTTCCGTTATCTGTTGCAGGACCAGATGCTTCTTGAGGTCAGGATATTTCTCTTTGAGATATTCGATTTCCACGGCTGTATTAAACTGTACCATTTGTTTTTTGCCGGGATAAGACAGGTAAGGCCAGATAGGAAGACCGTTGTCTTTCGTATTTCGGAGGCCTATTCCTGCCAGCGTCCAGTTGTTTTTGAATAATTCCTGGGCATTGATCGGAGAAGTTTCACGTTTCAACTCACCGGTAGCCTTATCCAAACCGTACAAATAGAATTTGGATTGGTTGGAACCTTCGAAACATTTAACGAAGTAATGCCGGGGTGTCTCAAAGAAGCTGAAGACGCTATATTTCCCGTCTACCGCCTCATTACCGGTCTTGGAAGAGCGCATTTCTTTTTCTTCCTCGGCAGAATATCCCGTGTTGATAAGAAAAGCCGGAGCGATATTTCTTGCATTTACATCCCAGACCGTGTCTATCCCTTCCGAATAGCATAGTATGCCGTCCTTACTGCCGCTGAATATCCAACCTTTCAGGCTCGTTTCTTCCAACGGCATCAGATCCATATCCCCGATCGTATGCCGGAATGCGATCGTATCGTCTGTGGCCCAATTAAAGACTCCGAGACTGAACATACCCGGCGTGTTCATAGGAACATACATCCTCCCTAATTCCGCCATCGTATTCGGACCGACAGAGAATTGGTACGAGTAAGGGCGCGGATTCTCTATCTTTTTGATAAATTCTCCATCAAAGGAGTAGAAAGAGGTGGAGAAGTATTCGCTGACACAGAAGAGGCGGTTCTCTTCGTCTACGGTTAGCGAAATGATCTGTCCGGTTTCCCCCGGCCCGTTTCCTGTTTTAGCGATGCAGCGCAAGAACTTCCCTTTCCGGTCGAACTGCAAGACACCGTCCTGACGGGTGGAATAGACGAAGATATATTCGTCTGAAACACACAAATCCAATACGTCTGCGATCAAGGATTCATCCGTCAGTTCCAACGGAACATATTCGATGGATTCGATTTCGTCTGCAATCTCTATTTGACCGGAAGTGAAACTCGTTGCTGTCAGATCGATCCGGGGTAATTTGCTGGCAGATTGATCTGATTCGCATCCGGTAAAAGTGGCAATGGCTGTTATAAGCCCGAACAACATCTTTTTCATACGCTTTTTTCTGTCAAAAGTAGGGAATACGGCTTTCTTGTCGGTTTCACATCAGTTCACATCTGCTTAAAAATCATGGATCAAGGAGTCGCATAGCTCCGGCGTCCCCTTTTCACCTGTTATTTTCTGGTACAGGCGTACGCGGCGCATCGAAATCGCCTGGTTGGTACAGCAGAGAAGCATGGCTGCGGTCGAAGGGGGAATTCCCATCTTAATCAGGCAGCACATGCGCCATTCCTGTTCGCTAAGCTTCGGTACTTCTTTTTTCAGCCGTTCGCGAAACTCCGGATAGGTCCGGTTGAGCGCTTGTAATAGTTCTTCCCAGTCTTTGGGGGACGGTTTCCATTCTTCCTTTTTGTGAAAACGCAGGTAGATTTCCGAAGAACAGAAGTCTGCTTCGGACAGAGAAATGACAGTCTTCTTCTGGCGGTAGCGGAAATATCCCCAGATTCCGGTACTACAGGAGACAAGTAGAGTGAACCAGACGTATATTTGCCCTTTCTGTGTCTTTTGAGTGTTGGACAAACGTTTTTCCCATTCTTTCTGTTCCGAGGTACGGAGGAGCCGGGTGATTTGATTTTGTTCTTTTTCCTGTCGCAGTTCAGATAAGTAATGGAGGTAGCTTTTGTGGTAGAAATCCGCTTGCAAACTATCTCCACGATTTCGGGCGATACGTGACAGGGCCGCATATAGATGCGGATGGGAAGAAGGAACTTCACTTAAATTCTTTTCGGCTTCATCTAATTTTCCCAAAGCAATCTGCAAATCTGCCAGAGCTAAATATATTTCCGCTTTCTCTTTCCGTGGAATCGTTTGTCCCGATTCCTCTTTTAGTAAAGTTTCCGCCTCTTTATAACTTCCATTCTGTTGCAAGATCTTTGCCTGCTTTATCCGGCAACCGGCCTTTTCGTAATAATAAAAGGCGCTGTCTGCCTGTCCGGATAAGGAATAAACATCCCCTATTTCCCGATAAAGTTCCAGCCTTAGTGAATCACTGGCAGGGTTCAGGATATAGCTTAATGCTACATTTTCGTTTTCCAGTGCTTTCTGCTTCAATGATTGTTTCCGGTAAATTTTTCCTGTTTCCAGGTAGGCAATGGAAAGGGCGACGCTGTCTTTTTCCTTCTCCGCCTGCCCGATCGCCTGTCGATAGGTCTCTAATGCCGGGAGAAACTGCAACCTTTCTCTGTAAAAGGCAGCCTGCCGGAGAAGTTCACCGGTGGTCGGAATCTCGTTCTGTCCGGAAGAAGAACAGGCAGTGAAAAGACAAATGAGAATGAGTATTCCTATTTTATGTATCATCTGGATCTTTCTTTTGAAAGGACAAAGATAGTAACATTCTTCAATAGGTAATCTCTTCTGTGAAGAGGTTATACCTCCCCGTTCACTCCCCCCAGATTGGAGTTTGTAAACGGAGAGGAAGACAAGGCTATACTTTATACCCCTGATCCTTAGTCGATGAATTGCAGTATTTCGTACCGGACAGGATAATCGATCTTTTTCTTCAATTCTTGCTTGACGGTTTCCAGCAACTCTTTAGGAGCTTTTTTGTTGATCCTGACAGTTACTTTCGTAATATTATCGCTATAGATCTTGTCTATACGTTGTCCGAGGTTAGGCCCCAGTTTGGCATGACGATCATATAGAACAAATTGCTGATCCGGTTGTCCGTCCCGATAGCTGAAAACAACCTGTCCCGCAGGAGGAGGCGGTGGTGGTGGAGGAGCAGCAGCGTCTCCGATTTTGAAAGCGTGCATATTGATTTTGCAGACCCATCCTTTTTTCTCCAACAACCCTTTGAGTTTTTCCACCTCTTGTCTGGATACTTTGGCATTCTCAGGTTGAAGGATCAAAGGAACCGACTTGGATATCTGATTCAACCGAGAATCATTCTGATTTGCACTGAACCTTTCTATGCTAAGTGCGGCGACAATCTTTTTGTTCTGAATTAGAAAAACCGCATCGTCATTCTTACGGTAAGGTTTAGCAACATCATCCATGACCGTGTTCGGGACAGTCTTGTCGATCTTGCATTTAATCCCTTTTTCTTCCAAAACCGCTTTAACCTTTTCCAAATAAGAAGCAGGGACATCCTCAAAAGCCGGATTGATAGTCACTTCCAAAGTGTTCTTGAATTGACCTTCCGCAACTCGCGTTCTGATCCTATCCAGCGTTTTGCATACAAGACGGTTCAAATCTTCCGAACCAGACACTTTGTAGGTGAGGAAAACAGCATGATCCTGTTGCACAGTTTCCTGATTTACCGTACTTTTGTTAACTGATAGATGAATTTCTCCGGTCGCTTCCGGTGGTGAACCCACCTCCGGACGAGCGAACGCACTTAAGGCCGCGAGGCCTACCGGGACCAGGAGCGCAAGCTTCAACCGGGCCCAATTGTTCGATTTCTTTTTTAACATCATAGTAATACGTTTTTTAATTTTACTGTGATTGAAGCTGTTGGCAAGAGTGTAGAGGCTGGAGCCGACAGCTTTTTTCACAAGCAATAGTTGATATTTCGTTGCATCGATGCCTTGATTGAGCACACCTTTATCCGCCTGATACTCGTGTATGTCCCGCAACTCCCTTTTCAACAGCCACACGGCAGGATTCAACCATTGTAGCAGAAGGATCATTTCCATATAGGCCAGATCGACCGAATGGTTATGGCGAAGGTGCATTTTCTCGTGTGTAAGGATTTCATCCGGATGATCCCGGTAATCGTCTTCCGACAAGAAGATATAACGCCCCCAACTGAAAGGAGACAAGGAGCCAGGAAGCAGGATCAACGTGTACTTCCCCTGTTGCAATTTCCTACCACTCCTCGACAGCTGATACATTTTCCTGAATGACAAAACCGTTGTAACCAAACATATACAACAGCCTATAAAATAAACAATCCCGATAATCCCTACCCAGGGAACGGAAGTCTCCTTCTGCCCCGTCATACCCGTAAGCACTTCTTCCTTATCCGGAGCCGGAAGCAGATTTACCTCTTCTTCATGGAAAACCATCTCCCATTGACTGGTCGTATAACTAAAAGGAAGAGGCTGGGATGTTTTGATCCGGCAGAGTGGAAGAAGCATACAGATCCCTGTTCCCACCAACAATATCCGGCGGTTGAACCGGAAAAACGTGTCATTGCTAAACAACGCCTTAAAACAGACGTAGAACACAGCCAGACAAATACCGGATTTTAATATGTATAGAAGAAAGACTTCCATAGACATTCGTTTTTACTTGTTTTTGATCTGCCGGATCAACTCCTGCAACTCGTCAATCGTAAGCGCCTCCTCTTCTATCAACGTCGAAACGACACGGGTGTACGAGTTATCATAATATTTGTCGATCACTTGTTTCAGAGAATTACGCCGGTAATCGTCTTCCGATACCAATGCATAATATTGGTGTGTATTACCATACACCTTGTATCCGATATATCCCTTTTCTTCCAGCGAGCGGACAATCGTGGACAAAGTGTTATAATGCGGCCTGGGCTCTTCCTGCAAGTCAAGTAACTCGCGAACAAACAAGGGACCTTTCGTCCAAAAGTAGCCCAATATCTCTTCTTCTTTTGATGTCAATCTGACCATAATTCGTTTTTTATTAAAGGAATGCACAAATATAACTATATTATTTAGTAATACAACTATACGATATAGTTATTTCACTATATTTATTAGTAGAAACACTTTTCCTCCTGTTTTTACCCCGAAATCAGTACCTTTGTAGTCGTTATTGACGATAAATATGAAAATAGGTACAATAGATTTAGGCGAACGCCCTGTCTTCCTGGCTCCGATGGAAGATGTTACAGATGTTTCTTTCCGGTTGATGTGTAAACGTTTTGGTGCCGATATGGTTTATACCGAATTCGTTTCGGCAGATGCCCTGATCCGCAGTGTAAACAAAACACAGCAAAAACTGAATGTGGCAAATGAAGAACGTCCGGTCGCCATCCAGATATACGGTCGCGATGTTCCGACAATGGTCGAAGCCGCACAAATTTGCGAGGCTGCTCATCCGGACATTCTCGACATCAATTTCGGTTGTCCGGTCAAACGGGTAGCAGGCAAAGGAGCTGGTGCCGGCATGCTGCGCAATATCTCGCTGATGCTGGACATCACCCGCGAAGTCGTTAAAGCGGTGAACATCCCCGTCACCGTAAAGACACGCTTAGGCTGGGATGCCGACAACCGGATCATCGTAGACCTGGCTGAACAGCTGCAAGATTGCGGTATCGCCGCCCTTTCCATCCACGGACGTACCCGAGCACAGATGTATACCGGAGAGGCAGACTGGACACTGATCGGCGAGGTAAAAAAGAATCCCCGCATGCAGATCCCTATCATCGGTAATGGCGATGTCACTTCCGCCGAAATCTGTAAACAACGTTTCGAACAATATGGAGTGGATGCCGTTATGATCGGTCGAGGCAGCATAGGCCGTCCCTGGATTTTCCGCGAAGTGAAACATTTCCTGAATACGGGCGAACTATTGCCTGCCGAATCCTTCTCCTGGTATCTGGACATACTAAAAAAGCAGGTGGAACAAAGTGTTGCACGTTTGGATGAACGCCGGGGGATTCTCCACATACGCCGCCATTTAGCTGCAACTCCGTTGTTTAAGGGTATTGCCGACTTCAAGCAGACACGTGTTGCCATGCTGCGTGCAGAAACAGTGGAAGCCTTGTTCGACATTTTGGATTCCATCCCTGACAAATTTCACACAGGAAGCGGATTTCAAAGCGACCCTCGAGTATCAGAATCGATAGATTATTGATATAATAACAAAGTGAATCCGCACACAGTGTCAATTTTAAAACAAAAAGTGGCAAATTTGCAATAAAATGTAATCACAACTCTTGCGTATTCAGTAAATATACTTTATATTTGCAGTGAGTTTTTTTCATAGTATTTTAGATCTAAGGTTAACAAAGTCTTTGCAGAGGGGGAATCGAGAGACTGTTTCACTGGAAAGCAACAAAAAGGCCGCATCCATTCTTATTATAGGGAGTGCGGCTTTTTTGTGGACTTGAACGAACATTATTTTGACGACCGTCTTCATCGTCCTGGCGACCGTCTTTATCACGATGAAGTCAATGTTCATATAGGATGAAGACGGTCGTCACGACAATAAAGACGGTCGCCAGGAAAAGGAACATTGGAAACATTTTTACGGGAAGAGATGAAATAAAAAAGGAGGTATGTCGAAACTATCCTGTTCCCGCACTTGACGCGAGATCGCATTAAAACCGGCCCTATAAAAATCTGATTGATAAGGTCTGTCCTTTTGCGGCCCCGCATCAAGTGCGGGGACAAGGAGATTCTGACACACCGCCTTTTCTATATATACTAATAAAATGTATTAGTCTTTCAACTTAGCA
Proteins encoded in this region:
- a CDS encoding glycerophosphodiester phosphodiesterase family protein, producing the protein MKILSFILVVLLGGFMPAGNLSAADKKQNPHHITVKNSRDLHAYFRYAPDRPIVISGHRGGMLDGYPENCIESFEKTLSYMESFFEIDPRLTKDGVIVLMHDETIDRTTTGKGKVSDYTYAELQQFNLVDRNGNVTAFKIPTLKECLEWSKGKTILNLDIKDVPLEVMADFIEKEKPVNVMYTVHNAGQARYYLDREPDAMFSCWCKNREEFDKYEKAGIPWRQVMVYVGPKMKPEQQALYDALHRNGVMCMISVAPTHDRAKTEAEKIAGYQSEIGTCPDVIETDYPYLFQGLDLTK
- the dprA gene encoding DNA-processing protein DprA yields the protein MTDKLIYQIGLTMINGVGDILARHLLQTLDDAEAVFAEKQQLLGRIPGIGSHLAAEIKRPEILQRAEKELAFIEKNNISCYYLTDAAYPARLRECPDAPILFYFKGNTNLDASRIISVVGTRNATEYGRGLTESLIKDLAEAIPNLLVVSGLAYGIDICAHRSALHNQLPTVAVLAHGLDRIYPSSHRNTAVEMLESGGLLTDFPSGTEPDRPNFLRRNRIVAGMSDCTIVVESAEKGGSLVTADIAFSYGRDVYSFPGRVGDSHSKGCNNLIRQNKAGLITSADDLLSALCWDIQATATPAQTELLFADTDVSVPEQNPVLAIMRTRNEIHINELALVLEMPVHQLSTLLFELEINGKIKALPGNIYKLS
- a CDS encoding acyl-CoA thioesterase, yielding MKEYIFKLTDKVRDYECDLQGVVNNSNYQHYMEHTRHEFLESLGENFGKMHEKGVDGFVSRVEIQYKTSLKSGDSYISCLNVYKKGVKLVFEQDIYRASDNALATKGIVESVIVENGKLTRGEYFDEMLKRIEHT
- a CDS encoding peptidase U32 family protein; this encodes MYKNLNEKDFEIMAPVGSYESLMAAIQGGADSIYFGIEGLNMRSRSSNNFTTDDLRKIVAICREHGIKSYLTVNTVIYGEDLPLMREIIDAAKEAEVSAIIAADVAAMNYANSIGQEVHLSTQLNISNAEALKFYARFADVVVLARELNLKQVHEIYQQIVDQQITGPKGELIRIEMFAHGALCMAVSGKCYLSLHEMNASANRGACMQICRRAYSVKDKDSNIELDIENQYIMSPKDLKTIHFMNKMMDAGVRVFKIEGRARGPEYVRLVTECYKEAVRAYCNGTFDEEKVATWDERLRSVFNRGFWDGYYLGQRLGEWSSKYGSGATKKKVYVAKGIKYFDKIGVAEFEMESGSLKVGDEILITGPTTGAVMQTIEEIRVDLKPVDETVKGERFSFKVNEKIRPSDRLYKMEKVQLEKVFE
- a CDS encoding 6-bladed beta-propeller → MKKMLFGLITAIATFTGCESDQSASKLPRIDLTATSFTSGQIEIADEIESIEYVPLELTDESLIADVLDLCVSDEYIFVYSTRQDGVLQFDRKGKFLRCIAKTGNGPGETGQIISLTVDEENRLFCVSEYFSTSFYSFDGEFIKKIENPRPYSYQFSVGPNTMAELGRMYVPMNTPGMFSLGVFNWATDDTIAFRHTIGDMDLMPLEETSLKGWIFSGSKDGILCYSEGIDTVWDVNARNIAPAFLINTGYSAEEEKEMRSSKTGNEAVDGKYSVFSFFETPRHYFVKCFEGSNQSKFYLYGLDKATGELKRETSPINAQELFKNNWTLAGIGLRNTKDNGLPIWPYLSYPGKKQMVQFNTAVEIEYLKEKYPDLKKHLVLQQITEDSNPLITIYQLR
- a CDS encoding tetratricopeptide repeat protein; the protein is MIHKIGILILICLFTACSSSGQNEIPTTGELLRQAAFYRERLQFLPALETYRQAIGQAEKEKDSVALSIAYLETGKIYRKQSLKQKALENENVALSYILNPASDSLRLELYREIGDVYSLSGQADSAFYYYEKAGCRIKQAKILQQNGSYKEAETLLKEESGQTIPRKEKAEIYLALADLQIALGKLDEAEKNLSEVPSSHPHLYAALSRIARNRGDSLQADFYHKSYLHYLSELRQEKEQNQITRLLRTSEQKEWEKRLSNTQKTQKGQIYVWFTLLVSCSTGIWGYFRYRQKKTVISLSEADFCSSEIYLRFHKKEEWKPSPKDWEELLQALNRTYPEFRERLKKEVPKLSEQEWRMCCLIKMGIPPSTAAMLLCCTNQAISMRRVRLYQKITGEKGTPELCDSLIHDF
- a CDS encoding M56 family metallopeptidase, with translation MEVFLLYILKSGICLAVFYVCFKALFSNDTFFRFNRRILLVGTGICMLLPLCRIKTSQPLPFSYTTSQWEMVFHEEEVNLLPAPDKEEVLTGMTGQKETSVPWVGIIGIVYFIGCCICLVTTVLSFRKMYQLSRSGRKLQQGKYTLILLPGSLSPFSWGRYIFLSEDDYRDHPDEILTHEKMHLRHNHSVDLAYMEMILLLQWLNPAVWLLKRELRDIHEYQADKGVLNQGIDATKYQLLLVKKAVGSSLYTLANSFNHSKIKKRITMMLKKKSNNWARLKLALLVPVGLAALSAFARPEVGSPPEATGEIHLSVNKSTVNQETVQQDHAVFLTYKVSGSEDLNRLVCKTLDRIRTRVAEGQFKNTLEVTINPAFEDVPASYLEKVKAVLEEKGIKCKIDKTVPNTVMDDVAKPYRKNDDAVFLIQNKKIVAALSIERFSANQNDSRLNQISKSVPLILQPENAKVSRQEVEKLKGLLEKKGWVCKINMHAFKIGDAAAPPPPPPPPAGQVVFSYRDGQPDQQFVLYDRHAKLGPNLGQRIDKIYSDNITKVTVRINKKAPKELLETVKQELKKKIDYPVRYEILQFID
- a CDS encoding BlaI/MecI/CopY family transcriptional regulator translates to MVRLTSKEEEILGYFWTKGPLFVRELLDLQEEPRPHYNTLSTIVRSLEEKGYIGYKVYGNTHQYYALVSEDDYRRNSLKQVIDKYYDNSYTRVVSTLIEEEALTIDELQELIRQIKNK
- the dusB gene encoding tRNA dihydrouridine synthase DusB; this translates as MKIGTIDLGERPVFLAPMEDVTDVSFRLMCKRFGADMVYTEFVSADALIRSVNKTQQKLNVANEERPVAIQIYGRDVPTMVEAAQICEAAHPDILDINFGCPVKRVAGKGAGAGMLRNISLMLDITREVVKAVNIPVTVKTRLGWDADNRIIVDLAEQLQDCGIAALSIHGRTRAQMYTGEADWTLIGEVKKNPRMQIPIIGNGDVTSAEICKQRFEQYGVDAVMIGRGSIGRPWIFREVKHFLNTGELLPAESFSWYLDILKKQVEQSVARLDERRGILHIRRHLAATPLFKGIADFKQTRVAMLRAETVEALFDILDSIPDKFHTGSGFQSDPRVSESIDY